The DNA segment AATTATATGTAGTAAATATATAGTTCAGTTTACCTTTACCATACTTAAAGGAAACTGAGTCATCTGGCCTGTTGTTCAATATCCCAATTCACATGCTGACTTGAACAGTACCATGGATCCCTGGAGGAAATGGTCACAATTATGTGGTTATTTCATTCTAGATAGCAACACTTCAGTCCTGGGAAAAGGACTAGCCTCAAGGCATTTCTGATTGAATGTTTTCCAGTTATAGTCTTTAAACCTGCATGTCACAGAATTGCTCTTTCCACATGATGGCCTTTGTGGTGTATGGCAGATTTCCCTGAGGCCTCACAAAATGACAGGCTTTCACAATGTCACTGGCTGACAGCCAGTCCCAGCACAATCTTGGTGTGATTGTGGGGCTAAAGTCATTCCACCTTTGTGCAATAGCTAAAGACTGCTGAAACCAGCTGCATTCCCATAAGGGTAGAGGAAAATACTTTTTATGCCAATCTGAAGCTACCCTGAAGCACATACATGAATCTTGGGGTCTCAGACTATCAGGAGGGGTGAAGAACATGAGCTATTAGAAAGCATATGGATTTTGTAGTCACATAGATCTAGATTGACATCTTGAATCTGTGCCTTGAACAAGTCATTCTGGTTGAACTCTGGGTTCTTTATTTCTGAAGTGGGAAATAATCACAGTTGTCTCCAAGGGAAGATTGAGTATAAgcatatgcttaaaaaaaaaaaaaaaaaaaaagcatatgctTATTCATTGACCAGACATTCATTGTTAATTAACCTTACACCAGGTCCTGTTTTAGGGGTTGAAGGATACAACCTTGGATAGACAAAGCCCCTGTTCTCATGAAATTTGCATTCTTAGAGACAGTAACAcagatcaaaaataaataataaatgctacaataaaaataaactagtcATGTAGTTGAGAGTTGCTgcagtttctctcttttctccttagtACAATCTGCCTGCTAAAGTACATAGAACCTCATTTTTACAGGCCCCCTACCTAAGCCAGTAGCCCTTGGAAAGGACCTCAAGTCTCCAAACTTTGTGTCCTAATGTGACTTCTCTAGAAATATGTGCATATTAGCAGGAGGCCAAGGCTTTAGGTCAGATTTACATGGGTGGACTTGACTTTCCTGGGGGGCTCAGAGTCTGTGTTGTCAGTGGAAGGTGGTGGTTGCGGGGGCAGGTAGACATGCCCAACCTGTACCTgagaacattttgtttctgaatgtCCTGTTAAAGTTGTGGCTGGCATCCAGAGCCTCTGCTGAGGTCCTAATCCATTCATTGGGATTTGTGGCTTGTAAGAATCGACTCTGATCCTGTCCTTCAAAAATAAAGCATGAATTGTCAAGAGAGACCAGGGTGTTGAATGTTGTCACTCCAACCTGAGCCTTCTAGCAACCCCTAAGTGGGTGTGGCTTCCAGTTCTGCAGGCTGATTCTAGTCCAGAGCTGTGTTCCCAATAGGCAGATTAGACATATGCTTAATGTGCTGGCATAATCAGTgctcaaacacacacaaaaagttaaTTTGTGAAACTTTATTCTGAAATTTGGAACCAGAAAATCTTGAAAGATGGTGTTCCAATATcaaatttttaagacattttctgTCGTATTGTGTTCGATTTGCACATGGGCCATAAACTTTGAGAATTCAGGACCACTAAAGGTCTTGAACTTGCCAGGCCCCATACTCCCGGGGAACTTTCCTGCATCACAGCTGTCAGAATTAATACACAAGGTCTTTCCTAAATCCAAGGTCCAGGTCAGAGAGTGGAAGGTGCATTCTGTTTCTTACCCTAGTGCTGAGCACCCACTGGCTATTCTCCCTCCTTAAATACTTGATGTCTGAGCCACACCATCTCATATTTAATCATGCCCAATGAGCAGGAGTGTGATGTCATAATTAATATTCCTGACTTGTTAGGAAAAAATTTACAGGTGAGGGAGGTCTCTTGGACAACTGAgcaattttttttacttaaggAAGTTTCCCTTCATATACAGAAATATCCTCTTTTCCTGTTGTGGTCTTTACCCTTGccctgttttctgttgctgtggcaGAAGGCACAAAAAAGGGCCGATGTGTGGGGACATGAGTGATTTGACTGAAGATCCACTTGGCTTCCTCAGCCTAATCTGGGTTGCACCAGGTTCCCTGGGGTGAAGAGTGGAGATGGCTGCCAGGGACAAGGTGCCTACCCATTGGTCTATGGCCCTTGCTGGGCTGGCCAATGGGAAAGGACATTTGTGAGGTGGGGACTGCCTGCCCCCATGAGTACCAGGCTGTTGAGGCTAGGCCATCTCCTTTTCACGTCCGTCCATCTTGACTGAAGTTGGTGTGTCTGATTCCATACCAGAGGGTAAGAACACTTCTATTAAGTTCCAGGCCGGGTGGGGGTGACTGCCCAGCTTTGGCTGGGATGTACCCAACTTTTCCTGTTGGTAGTAGTATAGGGCTGGGTATGGGCAAAACCCAGGCGAAGTCAGCACTGGTGGAAGCAGACAGGCCTCAGGATTCTTCTTCAATTCTCCAGAGCtatgagagagaaagaattgTTCCTTCTGGACAAATGCCTGTTGCCATTCTGAATTTTCCCAATTCACTTGGTGGCAGGATGCCTACTGAGAAAAAGGTTAAGGTCGGCAAGTGGGAGGGTTTGTCCACAGATGGGGTCCAATTAGATAAAGGAGAAGGGGTTAAATTGCTTCTCGGTTTGACCAGGTAGAGTGTAGGAATCAGCATATGAAGAAGCAGCTTGGGAAAAGCCAAGGGGAGGTCCAGACTTGACCTCTCAACTCTCAGACTTGAGTTTAAAATCATCCATGCCACTTGATTCAGTTCAGCAAGGATGTATTGTCTGGCCCACTTGCTGTGGACCAGACTCTGGGTGGTTCATGAGATACAAAGATTAGTGTGATGTGACATTTCTACCGATGTCAGTAGATTTGGGGGTATCTGTAACTATGGGGGTATCTGATCAGCAATTGAGGGTTCAAGTGAGGTAAAGAGAAAATAGTCTGGGAAAGTTatgaaaaatctcattttcaaaaGGTACTTTCTGAGAGAAGCATCTGAATCTGCTTGATCTTTGCCAAGCCCAATTCTACTTGCCCCAGCAAGTGCTGCTGAGGCTTCCTCGTGGTTTTTAACCTGTAGAAGCAGTGGTCAGAGCTAGGCAGGCAAGAGAAAGGGATTTAGAAGTCAGAGCAGCCCCTCAGACACAGGTCTCTGATATAGAGAGGTTCTGGCTTTTGAATCAGGCCTCATGCTTGATTCTAATTCTTGATTCACTCTTAGGGTCTCTGTTAGGAATGAGGCTGGTTCTGCCTGACTGGGTTGGGGGGCAGACTATCCTAGCAGCATGTGGCCAAAGGAACACAATGGTGCCAGCTTGGCTAATGGAGCCGGGCAGTGGAAATCAAGTCCTGCAGCTTCATCAGCACCCCTTGTTGCTACCTTTCCTTACGTCCTGAGGAGTCTCAAGGAGAGACACAGTTCTTGCTCCTTGTCCTTTTTAAGGTGGCCGCAGGAATAGACTTTCTATCATCTCCTTGTCAAGTCAGAGGACCAGTGATCCAGGTACTTGGCTGAGGTCAGGAGTGATGAGTTTGGGAGATCAGGAGTGTTCAATCAGGAAAGCTTCATGGGGAGAGAGACTCATCCTAAAAACACAGAGGAGGGATGTTCTGCTTTCCAGTTGTTTTAGAATAtgagtgtgtgagcatgtgtacacacatgtagACATGCGTGTTTGTGTATGGGTGTGGTAAACCTAGGAGTACTGACACGTTCCAGGCTGAGTGGAAGCTTTCAGACAATTCTGGGAGCCAGACAGCTAAGTAGATTCCTGGTTCTGCCATTTATCATTGGGTTTTATCATTCAAAATTGccaatattttactattttgatctttaaaaatgGCAATTTCATGCATGATCTTAAGCCAGCATTTCAACCTCTTTGAATCTGAGGGTCTATTATACAGTAGAGTACAAAACTAGGAAATAGAAGGATGAAATAAAGTCAGATATGCAGATGATATGCCAAAGATGTTCACCATTTTCAAGGTGTGCTTATGCACCTCATCTCTCACGATCCCACTTAGCAGATTAGGAAGCAGAATCTGAAAGAAAGTGGTGGCTGGTTTACCGGTTTGGAAGTTGAAACAGGTTTCTCGGGAATCATTTATCtctatttcctcatctctaaGGTGTGGATAAGCTTCCTTCCTTCAGGGATTTCTTGTTAAggtgaaaataaataatgtataaaaactCCTAGCATAGAATTTGGCTTCTATGAAGATCTAACAAATGCTTCTTTCTTCCCTGGAGCTTTCCCATTTGCCAAAACAGAGCAGTGCAGAGATGATTTCTGGGGTCACTTTGGCTCTGGTGTTTCAGAATTTTGTGTGCTGCTCTGCTCTTTCCTGCTGGAGCAGTTGGCACCAGTTTGGCAACCTCTTCCCCCATAGAGCTCTGTCTCTTGCTAGTCCCAAAGGGGATCCTGTCTTCGTATTTCACAAGATTCTGCTGTTGCTACTGAAAGTCCAGCAGGTCAAAGTGGAATTTCTCCTGTATTTTTCACAGGAAAATGAGAGCTCATACTTTGACCCTTTAGGATTCAAAGCACATTATGATCATCtccttgtataatttttaaatgattttttatttattctttctagatgtacatgacagtaaagcatattttgacatattatacatatatagaatataccttATTCCAGTTAGGTttccattcctgtggttgtacatggttcAGAGTTTCACTggttgcatattcatatatgaacataagaaaagGGAATAAACCCATGCCTGTGTAGGGTTTTCCAGGAAGATCAGGCCAGTGGAAAGCCAGTGTGGTGATTTGGATTTCAAATTGTACTGAATCTCTCTGGTCCTTGGATTTCTCTTGTGGCACTGAGTTCTACCTCCAGGCATTGTGGGTGAAATGAGGTTAAAAGactagaggaaagagaacagtgagagaagaggggagggaaaggggaaatactggggaatgatattggctgaATTATAATGCTATCTTGTGTgcgtgtacaaatatgtaataacaagtCCCACCACTATGTACAACtctgatgcaccaataaaatgggagaaaaagggCAATGGATATATAGCAGTGGTCTGTAAGTACTGTTTGCTTCCCTTATTGTAGAGTATTTTAGACATTCATAAAGTATACCAACTGGTTCTCAAAACGGTATTGTGAAATAGGCAAGAATTACTATCCCACATTTATAGGCAAAGAGCATGAAGTTGGGGAGGTGGATGGGGCAGGTAAGACACCAGAGAGTGAGGTGGAGCCTGGTGGAGAAGCCTGGTGGCTTGCTTCTTAATTTGCAGGTCAGGTCTTTCTACACCATCTTCTGTCATCCCCCACTTTAATGGGGAGGAACACTAAAAGGAAGGTGTGTGAATGCAATGCTCTCCCTCCTGGGCTACGCTGAAGAATCTGTTATTGGGCTCTGGAAGACCAGAGTTTAACTTCCAGCTCCTCTATGTTTAGCTCTgggatcttgggcaagtcacttaacctctctgatgcCCACTTTCCTCACTCCAAAAGTGGACACAGTCATAGATAACCTTTAGTGAGCACTGACATATGCCCAACCAATGTTCTAAGTCATTCAATCCTCCAACAAACATGTAAGACTGTAACACACTGAGAGTTAGAACAAATTATTGGCAACTATGTACTAAGATCATAGAGTCTGCTCCTTATTCTACCCTACACTGTCTCTCAAGATGTTTGTGAGAATTAAGAGAGACATTACATGAGGTAGGGACtttacaaataacatttttcaaaggcAAAGAATTATAGGCAGTCTTAAGGATTTATCTTCATGACCCATGTAAGTTTTTCTTTATAGGTCTGATTAAGTCTTAGATTACCTATAGTCCTCAGTTTCATTTAATAATGTTTTCCCCATAGAGACAGAAATTCTTCAAAATCAAAGCATAAAAATTGCTTTATctaaacaaagaatacaaatactttttttgtaactttttttttgaaaattaggcATCTTTACACCGACCTTCAGTTGTTATCTGTTGCTAATTTTTCATCTAGAATTAGGTTAGAATGTAGCCTTCTTCAATCAGAATCTGCTCTGAGCATCAGAAACTTCTTAATGtcctcattcctttcttttcccttttctacaCCTCTACCCCATGCCACCCTCAGAGGACCCAGATGGATTACATCTGTTACTGGAGAAAACTGTCCATAACACTGAAGTGTTGGAGACAGATGGTGTTCTCTTGGGTTAGGAGAACAGGATCTCAATTTTTAAGAGAAGGGAAGGAGTCAGAGAACTGTAGAGATATCTGCCTTTGTATTTCCTCCAAGCATTTGGGGTAGATCTCCATCCCCCCTTTATCTTTAGGTACCTTCACTAGTTTGCACATTCTGGATTCTCACCTTCTGTTTCCCTGTGGAAGAGAACAGAGCCGCACAGAttcttctttcctcatttctagagaaaaaaaaacaaagccaaaattcTGAGTTTTCTTGCTAAAGTTGtaaggagagaggacagagatgCCAAGTAGTGGGGAAGTTTAAAGACACATAGAATCTTAAGTTCAGAACAAGCATCTCCTGGAACACAAAAGGGGCTTTGCTGATCTCTCCTCGGCTTCTCCTCTAACTCACCTCTTTCTTCTAACCTTGGGACAAATCAACCCAGAGCTACCCTCTCATTTTGTTTCCTTGCACTTTCCTGAGCCCTTCAAATTCAGTAGAGGGCGATCAAGGCATACATAGAAAATGAGAGAGGCTCTTGACTCCTAAGGAGCAGCACCTGTCTCAGTGGCTGTTGTCActgtctctctcctttcctgtgCCTGGTCCTGTGCTAGATATGGGGAACTTGAAGAGGGTCATCCCTGCCATCATGAACTCACCCTCGTGCTGAGAAAAGGAAACTTCATACAGGGAATAATGCTAAGCATTGCAGATTTCAGGAGAGAAAGAGATCAAGATATGTTGAAATAGTCGAAGAAGTCTTATGGGAAGAGGTGAGTATTGAGAGAACAGTTCTTGGAGTGGACACTGCTGAGATGGATGGGCTGCTACACACTCCCAATAGAGTGTGCTATGTGGGGTGTGCCTCTCCCATGGCTGACAGTATACATGTGGATTTCAGGCTCAGGATGCTGTTGCTGCAAGCCCTTGTACTGCTATTAGCCCTGCCTAGTCATGCCCAGGATGTTACTACTGAAGGGCCAGGAGTCCTGCTTCCCATGCCCAAGGGGGCCTGTGCAGGTTGGATGGCAGGCATCCCAGGGCATCCTGGTCATAATGGAACCCCAGGCCGTGATGGAAGAGATGGCACCCCTGGTGAGAAGGGTGAGAAGGGAGATGCAGGTAAGAAcaaggttttttgtttccttcatcaCTCCTGGGTAGAGAAGGGCTTCCAGGGCTACATGAAGACTCTAGTTATTAATTAAGGCCTAGACACAGGAAAGATGTGACTCATTTTTTTATGTGACCATTAAACAGCCTGGAATTGATTTTGGGTTGGACTTCTAGGGGAGAGATTAGGTGGTACCTCTAAACCCAAGTGCCCTTGACTGTTCCATCTGCAtctccttccctgtccctttcccatccccatcctcacCCTCATTCCCGGATATgtttatctttcctattcttttctctttaattcctGTCTCATCCAGAAGCCTTCAACCACTCTTAACTACAAACTCACCAATGTTCTCCACAGATTTCAGAGAATTCTTGGTTTTGATAAGTAGAGAAATCTAATGTGCAAGACTGTTATGGGTTACTACAAGAAAGTCTACTCCAAATATGCCAAACTGAATGTGAACAAGTGTCCAAAGTATAGAATAGAGAAAATGCACTCAATGCAGATGTAGATTAGCAATGACACTTCTTGGAGAAGGCAGAGCTTGAGCCAGGCCTCCAAAGATGTGTAGGCAGAATAGAGGAGAGAGGGCATGATGAACAGAGCAGATAGGGGGCAAAACTAATATAACTAATATTCTGGTTGAGCCAGTATATGAAGGCCTGAAGGGTGGAGGGTCTATGATGCAAATTTATAGGAGATAAGGTCGGACATTTATTTTGGGGAACTTGCTGGGCTCTGGGGAATGTGCAAAGAGGAAGTAACATTTCTCCTTGTTCTGTCAGGCAGGTTGTGGATATAGATCCCAGGGACAGTGGGCTCAGCTGGACACAACCTAGGCAAGAGCTCCATTTCCTTTGGTCACTTAGTTCTTCTCATTCTTTAAGGTCTTGTTGGTCCTAAGGGTGACACTGGTGAAATTGGAGTGACTGGGGCTGAAGGTCCCCGAGGCTTTCCAGGAACCCCAGGCAGGAAaggagaacctggagaaggtgCTTATGTATACCGCTCAGCATTCAGTGTGGGACTGGAAACAAGGGTCACCATCCCCAATGTTCCCATTCGTTTTACCAAGATCTTCTACAATCAGCAAAACCACTATGATGGCACCACTGGCAAATTCCACTGCAACATTCCCGGGCTATACTACTTCTCTTACCACATCACAGTCTATATGAAGGATGTGAAGGTCAGCCTCTTCAAGAAGGACAAGGCTATGCTCTTCACCTATGACCAGTACCAGGACAAGAATGTGGACCAggcctctggctctgtgctcctcCATCTGGAGGTGGGCGACCAAGTCTGGCTTCAGGTGTATGGGGATGGAGACCACAATGGAGTCTATGCCGACAATGTCAATGACTCTACCTTCACAGGCTTCCTTCTCTACTATGACACCAACTGATCACTACTCATTCTGAGCCTCCACCAGACCCAACAGTCAAAAAGTCAACTAAAGAACAGTCAACAAGCTTTCAGCATAACAAAGAGATTGGTTTTATTGTCCAGTTTGAGGATTCTAaacattattcattcatttactcattcattcattcatttcatccattcatccatccatcaagtGTCTTTTCATAAAGTCATATGCTGTGTTCGTAGGCCTGAAGATGAAGTGGTTCCTGCTTTTCCAGATCTCTTATGTAGTGGCAATAATagcataataataatattcactGGGGGAGCATCACATATATGACCCTGTAATGACTGTCAGGAAGTAGATGacaatgccatttttttttgttcccaCTGTGTCACTGACATTCACGCCAACCCTTTAAGGTACACAGGAAACATACTACTCTCCTCTTTTTATAGCTGGGGTCCTGAGGGTGAGAGAGTTATATGGATATTAAGTGGCAGAGCTcaaatcaaacccagaaccttggcCTTTTCTTACTAGACTGTGCTCCCTTTCAGAAGAACTAGCTTCTTTGGAGTATTGGTAGGGGTCTGTTTCCCATTTCACCTGATGACCTCTGAACTCCTCATCAGGTCAAGACTATTCCCCAGCAGAACTCCCTCAGAGAAGGTGGTAGATTCTATGGCAGGTCCCATCCCAGGATGACCACACAATGTCCTCTGCACTGCTCTGTACTTGCTCTTCTCTGTGCTTCTCCTCATGCTCTTCCTTCCAACTGAGAAAACTGCTTCCAGTTTTCTCCACAGTTGAATTCTTCCCTGTTCCTCAAGTCCACCTGACTAGGAGCTTCTCTAATGTGCCATCTATTTCCTGCAAACATTCCTTGCACACCGAGTCCTGGGTGTGGGAGACATCCTCCCTCAAACTGGGGGCAACTGCTTGGTAAAGACATCGTTCATCCATGAATCCCTTGTAGGTCTTTGATAAATCCCTGAAGAAGACTGATCTCCTGGATCCCATGTGTACCCAGAATTAATTCCATCTTACTCTCTCCACTTATCCAAATTCTTATCCATAGAAACATCTTTAATTTAGGAACTCCCTGGTTTTAAGCATCAAATTCTTACTCAAATGGATATCTTGAACTTTCCCATCAAAGAAGGGGTGATTATGCTTTACAGAACACTTATAgaattcttcaaaaagataaCTTGAGCCTGAAATGTAAAATGTATGGAGAAATTTGGAAGTCATTCTTTCTATGGGTACTGGTAAGATGGGGGATGACTTGGGCCTCCTGAATTTATTCTTGTTCTTTATGAAATACAAGTAGTTGATGGTGGTAAACATTCTCTTGGGTTTTAGAAAAAGTAGTTATAGCATGTGTATTAATATAGGAATAGAAAACCTATTTTTTGCTTACAGTTTTAAGTTCTGGATGATTCACTTTTATATGTATGTTGTTTTTCATTAAGTGATTATTATTTCTACCTATAAAACTTTGTCTTTTAAAGTACTTGCATACcattattttctacaaataaaattactatctaaaaactaaaagtaaaagcACTTGCTGCAcataaattgtgtttttatttctggaGGAAGGAATGGGGTTTAAAGAGGGATGAACTTTGGGTTAGTTAGGACACTATGTTGTGAATAACAGAATACCCAATCCAAACTAACACAAGGAAAACCAAAAGGTGTTCCTTTTTATGATAGAAAATAGCTGTTCTGTTTTAGGTAAGGAAGCAATGAAGTCCCTTTTTCTGTCTGTTCTTTCTCTCTACCTTCCATAACGAGGCTTCACTCTCAGGAGCTGGAGATTATAGTTTGAGGCTCTGCCTTATGATGTCAAAAAGGAATTagcagggttggggatgtagctcaattgtagtgtgcttgcctagtatgctcaaggtcttgggttcaatccccagtactgcgaaaaaaaaccaaaaccaaaaccaaaaaccataGCCTGCCCAGTTCTTATAGCTTCATATCACACCATCTGGTCAGATGGAAAATGTCATTTCTGGTGGTTCCCAAAGAGA comes from the Sciurus carolinensis chromosome 9, mSciCar1.2, whole genome shotgun sequence genome and includes:
- the Adipoq gene encoding adiponectin; protein product: MLLLQALVLLLALPSHAQDVTTEGPGVLLPMPKGACAGWMAGIPGHPGHNGTPGRDGRDGTPGEKGEKGDAGLVGPKGDTGEIGVTGAEGPRGFPGTPGRKGEPGEGAYVYRSAFSVGLETRVTIPNVPIRFTKIFYNQQNHYDGTTGKFHCNIPGLYYFSYHITVYMKDVKVSLFKKDKAMLFTYDQYQDKNVDQASGSVLLHLEVGDQVWLQVYGDGDHNGVYADNVNDSTFTGFLLYYDTN